A region of Paenimyroides aestuarii DNA encodes the following proteins:
- a CDS encoding DUF6495 family protein: MKYARLTKEQLEELHVEFTNFLASQQIDKSEWDLLKTHKPEVAEQEIDIFSDLVWEGVLKSARYIEHFSATHIFLFQFDNEQIDTIVLKTTNETVNFLTKSGLEWLGENMHSNEVEIRYGAKKFGGDRNGEIFEIIQQGGILSQGELYEQIKNILGK; encoded by the coding sequence ATGAAATACGCACGTTTAACTAAGGAACAACTGGAAGAATTACATGTGGAATTTACTAATTTTTTGGCATCGCAACAAATTGATAAATCGGAATGGGACTTACTAAAGACTCATAAACCGGAGGTAGCGGAACAGGAAATTGATATTTTTTCGGATTTGGTTTGGGAAGGTGTTTTAAAATCGGCTCGTTATATTGAGCATTTTTCGGCTACACATATTTTTTTGTTTCAGTTTGATAATGAACAAATTGATACAATTGTTTTAAAAACTACGAATGAAACGGTTAATTTTTTAACGAAAAGTGGTCTAGAGTGGTTGGGTGAAAATATGCATTCCAACGAAGTGGAGATTCGCTACGGAGCTAAAAAATTTGGGGGCGACCGAAACGGTGAAATTTTTGAAATTATTCAGCAAGGTGGTATTTTAAGTCAGGGTGAACTGTACGAGCAAATTAAGAATATTTTAGGGAAATAA